One Candidatus Bathyarchaeia archaeon genomic window, TGTTAAAGGAGGAGCTTGAGATGGGAGGAGAAGACAATTCCTACCCGGTCAAACCCCAGCGGCTCGTCGCCGATACCCGAGCAGCTATGGGCGACAAAGATATCGTGCTGGTTGACACCGGCGCTGTGAAGATGTGGATGGCGCGGTTGTACTCAACCTATCAACCGAACACTTGCATCGTCTCGAATGGTCTCTCAACAATGGCCTTCGCTCTTCCAGGGGCCATTGCTGCGAAACTCGCCTTTCCCGATCGTAGGGTCCTAGCTGTCACTGGGGACGCTGGTTTCTTGATGAGCTCGATGGAGCTCGAGACCGCTGTGAGAGAGAAGATACCGCTCGTCGTATTGATCTGGGTGGACGGGTCCTATGGGATGATCAAATGGGAGATGGACCTAGAGCTCGGACACCACTCGCACGTTGACTTCGGCAACCCGGACTTCGTCAAGTTCGCCGAGAGCTTCGGCGGCAAAGGATACCTGATCAAGAGAGCAGAAGATCTGCTTCCCATCCTGAAACGCGCACTAGCAGACAACGCGGTCACGGTGATTGCCTGCCCCGTCGATTATGGACAGAACTCGGCGCTAACGAGCAAGTTGGGAGAACTCACAGAACCAATGTAATAGCAGGTTCTTCCTCGCTTTCAAGCCCAAGTCCTAGTAAGCAACTAGGGCGTTCAGACTATCGTATTTGTGATCTTGCCGCAGGCAGTGCACTTCCACTTGCCCCCGACCTTGACCTTCTCATCGCAACCGAATAGGCCGCATTGGGGAGGCTTGACCTCAGCGACTATGGCATTCCATGTTTCCCAGTGCTCGAGCCAGTTCCGCCAGTTCACCTTTTCCGGTTGGGAGGGTGGCCGTTTTTTCAAATCGTTCCGACGAAGTTTATTCTGGGGATTCACGGCAGAGGAACTACTCTCATATGCTAAGGTCTTCCTATCCCTCATCGATGATAAAATTCTTGCTCATCTGGCACTGGCGCAAGGGTCTTAGCCATCCTAGGATGATCGTCTGAGCGATTATCCCATCAGGTTCTTGTCTTGAAGGAAAAAAAGTTCAAGGGCATTGAGACTAAGCTGATTCATTCGGGCGAACCAGACCCGAGGGTTCAGGGGGCGGTGAGTATGCCGATTTTTCAGTCGGCTATGTTCGAAACCCGAAAGGAACCCGGCTACCATGATATCGAGTATATTCGCCTGAACAACACTCCGAATGCGAAGGCACTCCATGGAAAGCTGGCCGCAATCGAAGGTGCGGAAGACGCTCTTGTAACCTCGAGCGGAATGGCGGCAATCTCCACAACAATACTAACCTTCCTCCATAACGGAGACCACCTGCTCATCCAGAATTGCTTGTATGGTGGGACTCATGACTTTGTCACGAAGGATCTCAGCACATTTGGGATATCGTATGATTTCATCGATGGCAATGACCCGGAGTCGTGGGAGAAGAAACGGCGCCCCAATACGAAGGCGATCTATGTTGAGACGATGACGAATCCGTTGCTGGAGGTGGCGGACCATAAGGCAGTTGTCAAGTTTGCGCGGAAGCACGGTCTCGTATCGATGATCGACAATACTTTTGCTAGTCCGATCAACTTCCGTCCCATGGAGCACGGATTCGATCTCTCACTCCACAGCGGCACGAAATATCTGAATGGCCACTCGGATATTGTCGCCGGGGCGGTTATTGGAAGCTCCGAGTTAGTTAGTAAGGTCAAGCATCGGTTGGATCATCTTGGTGGAAGCTTGGACCCGCATGCTTGCTTTC contains:
- a CDS encoding PLP-dependent aspartate aminotransferase family protein; protein product: MKEKKFKGIETKLIHSGEPDPRVQGAVSMPIFQSAMFETRKEPGYHDIEYIRLNNTPNAKALHGKLAAIEGAEDALVTSSGMAAISTTILTFLHNGDHLLIQNCLYGGTHDFVTKDLSTFGISYDFIDGNDPESWEKKRRPNTKAIYVETMTNPLLEVADHKAVVKFARKHGLVSMIDNTFASPINFRPMEHGFDLSLHSGTKYLNGHSDIVAGAVIGSSELVSKVKHRLDHLGGSLDPHACFLLHRGMKTLAIRMRHHNESALKIARFLEEHNAVAKVNYPGLVSHPQHRRAGELFDGFSGMLSFEPKGGKTAAEQFMKNVSIPIIAPSLGGVESLLTRPATTSHSGMSTEDRKKLGITDGLIRVSIGIEATDDLIEDFATAFESIRTVASIP